AGCAGAAGGACCGGGGCGTAGAGCAAGTTAGCCAGGCCCATGCCCAGGTTGAGCTGGGGGAAACCGAGTGTGTGCACGATCTGGCTGGCCACGATGGGCCCGAGAGCGTAAGCCACGGAGTAGGAGATGTCTGCGATGGCGTAGACGCTGCCATAGACGGAGACGTGGCGCACATCCACCAGAAAGGCGAGCGTGGGAAGCAGAGCGGTGTCTACGAGCGCGATGCCGAAGCAGATGCCGCACAGGGGCACCACCAGCTGGCCGAAGTTGTGGCAGGCCGGCACCGTGCAGGAACTGGCTCCGATGACCACCAGCCCCAGAGCACCGTAGAACCACTGCAGGTGGGGGTAGCGCGCCGCCAGCTTGACCGTGAGATAGACGCCCAGGACGTGCGGAAAGAAGGCTGGGAGCCAGGTGAGTCCCATCTCCCACTCGGACGCCCCCATGCTCTCCTTCATCCAGTTGGCGATGGTGGGCTCTAGAAAAGCCAGCGGAATGTTGCAGGTGGTCAGGGCCCCGGCCACCACGGCGATGTAAGGGTCCAGCATGAGCCGGTGGATGGGCGTGCCCACAGGCAAGTTTTCCCGCGCCTTGAAGGAGAAAGGCTTGGCTACCAGCATGAGGAGGAAGCCGTCCAGCAAGGAGACCACCGCCAGCACCAAGAAAGGATACCTCTTCCCTGCGAACTGGTAAAGGACGCCGCCGAAGGGGGGCGCAACAAGGCTGCCGAAGCTGATGAAGGCGAGGGCCACGCCCAGGGCCCGGCTGCGCTCCGGCTCCTCGGGGTATTTGTCCGCGATCATGGCTATGCCCGACGTGTCGGCAAAGGCCGAACCGAGCCCTTGCAGGCTGCGGGCGGCGAACAGGGTCGCGTAGTCCTCTGCAAAGGCGAACAGGACTGTGGACGCGAACATGACGCCCAGACCGATGAGCAGGGGCGCGTCGTAGCCCACGCGGTCGATGAAGGGCCCGCTCAGGGGGTTCACCAGCAGCTGCAGAATAGCCTTGGAGGCGAACAGCACGC
The DNA window shown above is from Sminthopsis crassicaudata isolate SCR6 chromosome 2, ASM4859323v1, whole genome shotgun sequence and carries:
- the SLC18A3 gene encoding vesicular acetylcholine transporter, whose translation is MAAPAGLAKAAAGKLSEAVGERTRRLGSALQESHRQRRLILVIVCVALFLDNMLYMVIVPIVPVYIAGMHKGSGEDFPHHHHPPVPPTANASQPANATSAPTPPPKSNLKPTYPTESEDIKIGVLFASKAILQLLVNPLSGPFIDRVGYDAPLLIGLGVMFASTVLFAFAEDYATLFAARSLQGLGSAFADTSGIAMIADKYPEEPERSRALGVALAFISFGSLVAPPFGGVLYQFAGKRYPFLVLAVVSLLDGFLLMLVAKPFSFKARENLPVGTPIHRLMLDPYIAVVAGALTTCNIPLAFLEPTIANWMKESMGASEWEMGLTWLPAFFPHVLGVYLTVKLAARYPHLQWFYGALGLVVIGASSCTVPACHNFGQLVVPLCGICFGIALVDTALLPTLAFLVDVRHVSVYGSVYAIADISYSVAYALGPIVASQIVHTLGFPQLNLGMGLANLLYAPVLLLLRNVCYMTPSRSEQDVLLDESPKGLYDTIRLEERLGKDKPRHGLPPEGEVSLGWEGEGAAQDRPRALSGEESSEYDYEYS